A single genomic interval of Alistipes provencensis harbors:
- a CDS encoding helix-turn-helix domain-containing protein, with protein sequence MAIIINIDVMMAKRKMSLGELAERVDITPANLSILKNGKAKAIRFSTLEAICRELDCQPGDIIEYRPEEIKE encoded by the coding sequence ATGGCGATAATCATCAACATAGACGTAATGATGGCCAAACGTAAGATGTCGCTCGGCGAACTGGCCGAACGGGTCGACATCACGCCCGCCAACCTCTCGATTCTCAAGAACGGGAAGGCCAAGGCCATCCGTTTTTCGACGCTCGAGGCGATCTGCCGCGAACTCGACTGCCAGCCGGGGGATATCATCGAATACCGTCCGGAAGAGATCAAAGAATGA